From Balearica regulorum gibbericeps isolate bBalReg1 chromosome 13, bBalReg1.pri, whole genome shotgun sequence, a single genomic window includes:
- the PDCD2L gene encoding programmed cell death protein 2-like isoform X1: MAAGPPVLLGLRDAAMVGPCRGGGQAPAWATNKLGGSADWVPSVRPGSPCCGVCGRALAHLVQVYCPLEGSPAHRVANVFACAGRGCWGAPRSWKVLRSQYLQTREKETRDHTVKQKQESNFAAKDWCDEADDWGVCDGAESPACASLQLLGLNEAVSSSLSREMECAFQFQQLHLSEATNESGSPNTHPPVSEGVVTATSSSAPVFQPFYISVVDEEDYIGFLDTDHANKLLKEYQQREGVDLEQLMSESFAGEGDNEKYEKSEVKSRDHTFHKFMKRISVCHEQILRYSWGGQPLFITCPPANINKGIPACGNCGSSRIFEFQLMPALVSMLQSDSDLSVEFGTVIVYTCERSCWPTNHQTPLEEFIFVQEDPDQKLFK, encoded by the exons ATGGCGGCGGGTCCTCCCGTGCTGCTGGGGCTCCGAGACGCCGCCATGGTGGGGCCGTGCCGAGGAGGCGGGCAGGCCCCCGCCTGGGCCACCAACAAGCTGGGCGGCTCCGCG GACTGGGTGCCCTCCGTGCGCCCGGGCTCTCCCTGCTGCGGGGTGTGCGGGAGGGCGCTGGCGCACCTGGTGCAGGTGTACTGCCCGCTGGAGGGGTCCCCCGCCCACCGCGTCGCCAACGTCTTCGCGTGCGCCGggaggggctgctggggagcgcCCCGCAG CTGGAAGGTGCTGCGCTCCCAGTATTTGCAGACACGAGAAAAGGAAACACGAGATCACACCGTAAAACAG aaacaaGAGTCAAACTTTGCTGCAAAGGATTGGTGTGATGAAGCAGATGACTGGGGAGTCTGTGATGGAGCAGAATCTCCTGCATGTGCCTCCCTTCAGCTGCTTGGCTTAAATGAAGCAGTGAGCAGTTCCTTGTCCAGAGAGATGGAGTGTGCATTCCAGTTCCAGCAGCTTCACTTGTCTGAAGCTACAAATGAGTCAGGTTCCCCAAATACACATCCTCCGGTCAGTGAGGGAGTGGTAACGGCAACGTCTAGTTCAGCTCCTGTGTTCCAGCCCTTTTACATTAGTGTTGTGGATGAGGAAGACTACATTGGTTTCCTTGATACAGATCATGCAAATAAGCTATTGAAGGAATATCAGCAGAGGGAGGGTGTTGATTTGGAACAGTTGATGTCAGAAAG TTTCGCAGGTGAAGgtgataatgaaaaatatgagaaGAGTGAAGTCAAAAGCAGGGACCACACATTCCATAAATTTATGAAAAGAATATCTGTGTGTCATGAACAGATTCTAAG ATACTCTTGGGGTGGCCAACCTTTATTCATAACGTGTCCTCCAGCCAACATTAACAAAGGTATTCCAGCCTGCGGTAACTGTGGAAGCAGCAGAATATTTGAATTCCAACTTATGCCAGCGCTGGTCAGCATGCTCCAGAGTGATTCAG ATCTGTCAGTGGAATTTGGAACTGTTATAGTTTACACATGTGAGAGAAGCTGTTGGCCAACAAATCATCAAACCCCTcttgaagaatttatttttgtacaagAAGACCCAGATcagaagttatttaaataa
- the PDCD2L gene encoding programmed cell death protein 2-like isoform X2, with protein sequence MAAGPPVLLGLRDAAMVGPCRGGGQAPAWATNKLGGSADWVPSVRPGSPCCGVCGRALAHLVQVYCPLEGSPAHRVANVFACAGRGCWGAPRSWKVLRSQYLQTREKETRDHTVKQKQESNFAAKDWCDEADDWGVCDGAESPACASLQLLGLNEAVSSSLSREMECAFQFQQLHLSEATNESGSPNTHPPVSEGVVTATSSSAPVFQPFYISVVDEEDYIGFLDTDHANKLLKEYQQREGVDLEQLMSESFAGEGDNEKYEKSEVKSRDHTFHKFMKRISVCHEQILRYSWGGQPLFITCPPANINKGIPACGNCGSSRIFEFQLMPALVSMLQSDSGVDL encoded by the exons ATGGCGGCGGGTCCTCCCGTGCTGCTGGGGCTCCGAGACGCCGCCATGGTGGGGCCGTGCCGAGGAGGCGGGCAGGCCCCCGCCTGGGCCACCAACAAGCTGGGCGGCTCCGCG GACTGGGTGCCCTCCGTGCGCCCGGGCTCTCCCTGCTGCGGGGTGTGCGGGAGGGCGCTGGCGCACCTGGTGCAGGTGTACTGCCCGCTGGAGGGGTCCCCCGCCCACCGCGTCGCCAACGTCTTCGCGTGCGCCGggaggggctgctggggagcgcCCCGCAG CTGGAAGGTGCTGCGCTCCCAGTATTTGCAGACACGAGAAAAGGAAACACGAGATCACACCGTAAAACAG aaacaaGAGTCAAACTTTGCTGCAAAGGATTGGTGTGATGAAGCAGATGACTGGGGAGTCTGTGATGGAGCAGAATCTCCTGCATGTGCCTCCCTTCAGCTGCTTGGCTTAAATGAAGCAGTGAGCAGTTCCTTGTCCAGAGAGATGGAGTGTGCATTCCAGTTCCAGCAGCTTCACTTGTCTGAAGCTACAAATGAGTCAGGTTCCCCAAATACACATCCTCCGGTCAGTGAGGGAGTGGTAACGGCAACGTCTAGTTCAGCTCCTGTGTTCCAGCCCTTTTACATTAGTGTTGTGGATGAGGAAGACTACATTGGTTTCCTTGATACAGATCATGCAAATAAGCTATTGAAGGAATATCAGCAGAGGGAGGGTGTTGATTTGGAACAGTTGATGTCAGAAAG TTTCGCAGGTGAAGgtgataatgaaaaatatgagaaGAGTGAAGTCAAAAGCAGGGACCACACATTCCATAAATTTATGAAAAGAATATCTGTGTGTCATGAACAGATTCTAAG ATACTCTTGGGGTGGCCAACCTTTATTCATAACGTGTCCTCCAGCCAACATTAACAAAGGTATTCCAGCCTGCGGTAACTGTGGAAGCAGCAGAATATTTGAATTCCAACTTATGCCAGCGCTGGTCAGCATGCTCCAGAGTGATTCAGGTGTTGACCTCTGA